Proteins encoded together in one Pirellulales bacterium window:
- a CDS encoding amidohydrolase family protein: MIFASSVTAQTADIIFHGGDIVTMNDENPTAEAVAVKDGLILAVGSKTDLLKLRGNDTKLVDLGGQTLLPGLLDAHSHYINSLLVANQCKLYAPPSGPGKDVPSIIAELKRFAAARRIGKGELIIGYGYDDTVMPAGRLLNRDDLDAAFPDNPVRVDHVSMHGGVLNSQALKKYGVSAATKTPPGGVIVRKPGSDEPWGLIMETAFLPIFEQSEPLTGQQEIEWTRAGQMLYAAAGVTTAHEGATHYPQYMTMKRAGEAKANLIDVVCFPFITDVDKIVADLPVAEWTKYKNRLKVGGVKITLDGSPQGRTAFFTTPYLTGGPGGEKNWRGEPTFPQDLANKMVKKVYDMNVPLILHCNGDAAIDSFLSAYELARAGDFSRPWNVTTIHTQFLRKDQIPKFVRYKIRPSFYTLHTFYFADAHLANRGQDQANYISPMRDAIDAGLRPTNHTDFVVAPLDQMMMLWSAVNRVSRAGTTVGSDQRVTPAEGLKCMTIWAAEQYGEADRKGSLEAGKLADLVILDRNPLKVEPLAIKDIKVVETIKEGVTIFPAPADLDKPLAPVINDTAKKYQWRAHVCDMAEVNQAANREWTLVTLQGKDIATAPPPTMKFAQGKLSIFGGVNQLRGSYALVGESVILGELISTRKAGPPELMQVEQEFAKALRLVNGFHVHGGQLHLLSDGEVVATFQSAE; this comes from the coding sequence TTGATTTTTGCAAGTTCCGTCACCGCCCAGACCGCGGACATCATTTTTCATGGCGGGGACATCGTAACGATGAACGATGAAAACCCCACGGCCGAGGCCGTGGCGGTCAAAGACGGACTAATCCTAGCTGTAGGGAGCAAGACCGATTTGCTCAAACTACGGGGGAATGACACAAAACTGGTCGATCTGGGGGGGCAAACCCTGCTTCCCGGCTTGTTGGACGCCCATTCGCATTACATTAATTCCTTATTAGTGGCGAACCAGTGTAAGCTGTACGCTCCCCCTTCCGGTCCCGGCAAGGACGTACCCAGCATCATTGCCGAGTTAAAGCGATTTGCCGCCGCTCGCCGGATTGGCAAAGGGGAGTTAATCATAGGTTACGGCTACGACGACACTGTCATGCCAGCGGGCCGATTACTGAATCGCGACGATCTGGATGCCGCCTTTCCGGACAATCCCGTGCGCGTGGATCATGTTTCCATGCATGGGGGGGTGCTCAATAGTCAGGCATTAAAAAAGTACGGAGTTTCCGCGGCGACAAAGACGCCTCCGGGGGGCGTGATCGTCCGCAAGCCAGGCTCCGACGAACCCTGGGGATTGATCATGGAAACCGCATTTTTGCCCATCTTTGAGCAGTCCGAACCTTTAACCGGCCAACAGGAAATCGAATGGACGCGGGCGGGACAAATGCTCTACGCCGCCGCGGGAGTGACCACAGCGCACGAGGGGGCAACGCATTACCCGCAGTACATGACGATGAAGCGGGCGGGCGAAGCGAAGGCCAATCTGATTGACGTGGTTTGCTTCCCCTTTATCACGGACGTTGACAAAATTGTCGCTGATTTGCCCGTGGCTGAATGGACCAAATACAAGAACCGACTCAAAGTCGGCGGCGTCAAAATTACCTTGGATGGCTCGCCCCAGGGCAGAACGGCTTTCTTTACCACGCCTTATCTGACCGGCGGTCCGGGGGGAGAGAAAAACTGGCGGGGGGAACCAACTTTTCCCCAGGACTTGGCCAACAAGATGGTAAAAAAAGTCTACGATATGAATGTTCCGTTAATTTTGCATTGCAACGGAGACGCCGCGATTGATTCGTTTTTGTCGGCGTATGAATTAGCCCGGGCGGGGGATTTTAGCCGGCCGTGGAACGTCACGACGATTCACACGCAATTCCTGCGCAAGGATCAAATTCCAAAATTTGTCCGGTACAAAATTCGCCCGTCATTTTATACCTTGCATACCTTTTACTTTGCCGATGCGCATTTGGCGAATCGCGGCCAGGACCAAGCGAACTACATCAGTCCCATGCGCGACGCGATCGATGCGGGGTTGCGGCCGACCAACCATACGGACTTTGTCGTGGCCCCGCTCGACCAAATGATGATGCTGTGGTCCGCCGTCAATCGCGTGTCGCGAGCCGGGACAACTGTCGGTTCCGACCAGCGGGTGACCCCCGCCGAGGGCCTCAAGTGCATGACCATTTGGGCCGCCGAACAATACGGCGAAGCCGACCGCAAGGGTTCCTTGGAGGCGGGCAAACTGGCGGACCTGGTGATCCTGGATCGAAATCCCTTAAAAGTCGAGCCCCTGGCAATCAAGGATATTAAAGTGGTGGAAACAATCAAAGAAGGAGTGACCATCTTTCCGGCGCCGGCGGACCTTGATAAGCCGCTTGCCCCCGTCATCAATGACACGGCAAAGAAGTACCAGTGGCGCGCCCATGTCTGCGACATGGCGGAAGTCAACCAGGCGGCAAACCGGGAATGGACGCTCGTAACCCTGCAAGGAAAGGATATCGCCACGGCCCCGCCTCCCACGATGAAGTTTGCCCAGGGAAAATTGTCGATTTTTGGCGGTGTCAACCAATTACGCGGCTCCTATGCCCTGGTGGGAGAAAGCGTCATCCTGGGCGAATTGATTTCCACGCGCAAGGCGGGTCCCCCGGAATTGATGCAAGTGGAGCAGGAATTCGCCAAGGCGCTGCGCCTTGTCAACGGGTTTCATGTGCATGGGGGGCAACTCCACCTGCTTAGCGATGGTGAGGTGGTCGCCACCTTTCAATCCGCGGAATAG
- a CDS encoding amidohydrolase has translation MKYCIAQAIVLFGLSIIRVCAQTNSLQDIAKEVVPPPFEGTTIYVSREFITMDPQKPKAEAVAIKQGKFTAVGSLTEVQAAVEKDAKVDRSFADKVVTAGFVEQHVHPVLAALTMATIVISIEDWETISGFSPAVRDPVEYRRRLQLALKNHRESGDLSQPFISWGYHHYMHGEISRKLLSELAPDFPVIIWHRSCHEFYFNDAALRLAGIDELYYNGMPNSAKEQSNLERGHFFEQGALAILSKIAPILASKDQFMKGLQFTVEYYHRNGITTCCEPGGFPSKPIQDLINSVYSAPTTPFNHYFMADGKSLAAANPGQPLTMLAESEKVLDWGNGRARYLPKQVKLLTDGAIFSQLMMMTDQYTDGHKGAWIMDPPVFSYAFQNYWDAGYQIHVHNNGDAGLDVLIGELAKAMERHPRSDHRTVLVHFGFARPEQVEKWIRLGGIVSSNPYYVTALAGRYGKLGMTEQWAQNMVPHAYVRRHKGSLSFHSDMPMAPAKPLQLIWAASNRLTYEQNVAGPEHRVPVAEALRAITIDAAYSIQLDKEIGSIEVGKNANLTILNQNPLDVKPESIHEIRVWGTMLEGRVQPVKSSEHFNAASPNQGAIKRVNDETISKHPAADDQTQVALQLELQNVRRQNSLYWESLQRRETAGGKNTLEKRINLNSGYTSCQPGCSCTLSRQFGGLIEFHLTR, from the coding sequence ATGAAATATTGCATCGCACAGGCTATCGTCTTATTTGGGCTATCAATCATCAGGGTGTGCGCCCAAACAAATTCGCTGCAAGACATAGCCAAAGAGGTGGTCCCGCCGCCATTCGAAGGCACAACCATTTATGTCTCGCGCGAGTTTATCACGATGGATCCCCAAAAACCCAAAGCCGAGGCAGTGGCTATAAAGCAGGGCAAGTTCACCGCTGTGGGATCCTTAACGGAAGTTCAGGCGGCTGTCGAAAAGGATGCAAAAGTGGATCGCAGCTTTGCCGACAAGGTTGTGACGGCGGGGTTTGTCGAGCAGCACGTTCATCCAGTACTAGCCGCATTAACGATGGCCACCATTGTTATCTCGATCGAGGATTGGGAGACAATATCCGGTTTCTCTCCGGCTGTTCGCGATCCAGTAGAGTATCGCCGACGATTACAACTGGCGCTCAAGAATCATCGCGAAAGCGGCGATTTGTCACAGCCATTTATTAGTTGGGGTTACCATCATTACATGCATGGGGAAATATCGCGAAAGCTGCTCAGTGAGTTAGCACCGGACTTTCCCGTCATTATCTGGCACCGCTCCTGCCATGAATTCTACTTCAACGACGCAGCATTGCGGCTCGCGGGAATCGATGAGTTGTATTACAACGGGATGCCAAACAGCGCCAAGGAGCAATCAAATCTTGAGCGGGGTCATTTTTTTGAGCAGGGCGCGCTGGCAATTCTGTCAAAAATAGCTCCGATTCTGGCATCTAAGGATCAATTTATGAAGGGACTGCAATTCACCGTGGAATACTATCACCGCAACGGCATCACAACTTGTTGCGAACCAGGTGGATTTCCTTCCAAGCCAATTCAGGACTTGATTAACAGCGTCTATAGCGCGCCTACCACTCCCTTTAATCATTATTTTATGGCTGACGGCAAAAGCCTGGCAGCGGCAAACCCCGGCCAACCCTTAACCATGCTGGCAGAAAGCGAAAAAGTACTTGACTGGGGAAATGGACGCGCCCGCTACCTGCCAAAACAGGTAAAACTACTCACCGATGGGGCAATCTTTAGCCAGCTTATGATGATGACGGATCAGTACACGGACGGACACAAGGGGGCATGGATCATGGACCCTCCCGTTTTTAGTTATGCTTTTCAAAATTACTGGGATGCCGGATACCAAATCCATGTGCATAACAACGGAGATGCCGGGCTGGATGTTTTAATTGGGGAGTTAGCGAAGGCCATGGAGCGCCATCCGCGCAGCGACCACCGGACAGTCTTGGTCCATTTTGGGTTTGCCCGTCCCGAGCAAGTTGAAAAGTGGATTCGTCTCGGCGGAATAGTGAGTTCCAATCCGTATTACGTAACGGCTTTGGCGGGACGCTATGGCAAACTGGGAATGACGGAACAATGGGCCCAAAACATGGTGCCGCACGCTTACGTCCGGCGACATAAAGGCTCCCTTTCCTTTCACTCCGATATGCCAATGGCTCCAGCCAAGCCGCTGCAGTTGATATGGGCGGCGTCCAATAGGTTAACTTACGAACAGAATGTGGCTGGGCCAGAGCACCGAGTTCCCGTGGCCGAAGCCCTCCGCGCTATTACAATCGATGCCGCTTATTCAATCCAACTTGACAAGGAAATCGGCTCGATCGAAGTGGGGAAAAATGCGAATTTGACCATACTGAATCAAAACCCCCTCGATGTCAAACCCGAATCGATTCATGAAATTCGTGTCTGGGGAACCATGCTGGAAGGGCGTGTTCAACCGGTAAAGTCCTCGGAACACTTCAATGCCGCCTCTCCCAATCAGGGCGCAATCAAGCGGGTAAATGATGAAACCATCAGCAAGCATCCGGCCGCGGATGACCAAACACAAGTTGCTTTGCAACTAGAGC